TACGCGGTCGCGAGCGGCGTCGGCGGCAGCGAGCTTCAGCACTGCGGCAAGCTGAGCTCGCTCTCGCTCGGGCCCGTGCGCTATCCCTCGCCCGCTACCTGCGACTCCCCGTCGTTCGCGCAGAACGAGATCCTGGTCGGCCTCGACTTCATGCGCGCGTTCAATTTCGTCTTCGACTACTCGAACGGGATCGTGGTGATGATCCCGCGCAAGAGCTACTGAGGAAAACGCGGTCGGAGGGACTCGAACCCCCAACCTACAAGTTCGTAGCCTGTTGCTCTATCCAATTGAGCTACGACCGCGCGCGCCGCATTCGCTGCGGCGACCGTGTGGGATACGGCGCACCGGGTGCGATCCCTTCACGTGGCGGAGAGGGAGGGATTCGAACCCTCGATACGATGTAACTCGTATAACGGTTTAGCAAACCGCCGCCTTCAGCCGCTCGGCCACCTCTCCCGGCGCGAAGCGGACGGTTCGGACGCCCGCCGGGCACTCCCTGTTCGACGATCACGCGCGCTGGTGCGGTTTCAGACCTCCCTCCAAGCCGAAGCATGCTATGCTGGGCTGGCCGTGGCGACCCATGAAGGCGTGCGTGTTCTCGTTTTGGACGGGGAGCTCGATCTGCTCCACGAGGCTGCATTGCGCAAGAACCTCGCCGGGCTGGCGCAAGCGCCGGCCGCGATCGTCGACCTGTCCGCGGTGGCTTACCTGGACTCGATGGCCTTGGCGGCGTTCGTGAAGCTGAACAAGGAGTTCGCCGGCCGGGGCGCCCGGATCGTGTGGGTCGTGCCGCCGGGGTCGAACGCGCGCCGCATCTTCGAGCTGGCGAGCCTGGACCGCTACTTCACGCTCGCCCCGGACCTGCCGGCGGCGCGTCAGGCGCTCAGCGCCGTCTGAGTCAGCGCCGCGATCCGCCCGGCGATCCGCTCGGCGGCGTCCGGGTGGGCGAGCTGCGCCGCGCCCGCGCGCACGCGCGCGGCGGTCGCGGCGTCGTGCAGCACGCCGTCGACGACCCGCACCAGGTCCGCGCCGCGGGTCGCCCGCAGCGCCGCGCCCCGCGAAACCAGATAGCGTGCGTTCCGCTCCTCCTGGCCCGGCAACGGGCGCAGCAGCACCAGCGGCACGCCGGCCGCCAGCGCCTCCGAGGTCGTGAGGCCGCCGGGCTTCGTGACGAGCACGTCGGCCGCGTGCATCCAGTCGAACACGTTCTCGACGAAGCCCAGCACCCGCACCTCGCCGCCGTCGGCGCGCGCCTCCTCGGCGAGCCGGCGCTCCAGGCGGCGGTTCTTGCCGACGATCACGACCGGCGTGACCGGAACGCTCGTGCGCGCGAGCGCGCGCACCGTCGCCGCCACCGGACCGAGCCCGAGCCCGCCGCCCATCACCAGCGCCACCGCGCCCTCGCGCGGCAGGCCGAGCGCCTCGCGCAGCGCGCCGCGGTCGTGCGGGTGCATCCCGAAGCGCGGGTTGACCGGGATCCCGTCGACGCCGACGATCTCCGGCTCGATCCCACGCCCGATCAGGGCGGCGCGGATCTCCGGCGTCGCGACCGCGTACGCGTCGACGTTGCGATAGATCCAGAACGGGTGCACGACGAAGTCGGTGACGATTCCCATCACCGGCAAGCTCGGATCGTAGAGCCGTTTGTACGCCGACATCACGCCGCAGGGAAACGCGTGCGTGCACACGACCGCGCTGGGCCGCAACCGCTCCATCAAGCCGCGGATGTTGCGCGCGGTGAACTCGCTCGCCCACACGCGAAAGCCGCCGGCGGCGGTCGCGCGCTCGGCGCGGTCGTAGATGAAGCCGTAGAGCTGCGGGATGGTGCGCACCATCCCGATGTAGCCGTCGCTGACGACCTTCGAGAACAGCGAGGCGGCGTAACGATAGCTGTCGACGACCTCGCCGCGGATGCCGCGCGCGGCGAGGCGCACGCGCACGGCGTCGGCGGCGGCGCGATGGCCTTCGCCGACCCGTGCGGACAGGAAGACGACCGGGCCGCTTACGCCTGTTCCTCCGGCGGCGCCGACTCCTCGGCGAGGACGAAGAAGTCGTCGAGGATCTCCTGCGCGAGCTCTTCGTCGTCGAGCAGCTCGCCGAACTGATCCGTCACCACGAACTCGTCGCTCGCCTCGTTGTAGCACACGGCGTACGCGTTGCCTTCGTCGTCCTCGACGAGACCCACGACCTCGAAGCGATGCTCGGTCCCGTCGTCCATGTGCAGCTCGAGGACGTCCTTGAGCTCGAGCGGCTGCTTCTCGCCCGTCCCGGCGGGCGTCGTCCCGTTGTGATCGATGACGGTCTCCTTACTTGAGATACCGCGCGACGTTCGCGTTGTGCTCGGCGAGCGTTGCTGCGAAAGCGTGGCGTCCGTCGCCTTTGGCCACATAGTACAGATAGTCCGTGTGTGACGGGGCGAAGGCC
Above is a genomic segment from Candidatus Eremiobacterota bacterium containing:
- a CDS encoding STAS domain-containing protein codes for the protein MATHEGVRVLVLDGELDLLHEAALRKNLAGLAQAPAAIVDLSAVAYLDSMALAAFVKLNKEFAGRGARIVWVVPPGSNARRIFELASLDRYFTLAPDLPAARQALSAV
- a CDS encoding glycosyltransferase, with translation MRVRLAARGIRGEVVDSYRYAASLFSKVVSDGYIGMVRTIPQLYGFIYDRAERATAAGGFRVWASEFTARNIRGLMERLRPSAVVCTHAFPCGVMSAYKRLYDPSLPVMGIVTDFVVHPFWIYRNVDAYAVATPEIRAALIGRGIEPEIVGVDGIPVNPRFGMHPHDRGALREALGLPREGAVALVMGGGLGLGPVAATVRALARTSVPVTPVVIVGKNRRLERRLAEEARADGGEVRVLGFVENVFDWMHAADVLVTKPGGLTTSEALAAGVPLVLLRPLPGQEERNARYLVSRGAALRATRGADLVRVVDGVLHDAATAARVRAGAAQLAHPDAAERIAGRIAALTQTALSA